The genome window CATACCCAGCTAACCATCGGTGTTACCAAAGGCCGCGGCTCCAGCTTTTCAATAGAGATTCCCACCGGCTTCCGTTTCATGATCCATTCAAGATTGTTTACTGATAATGAAATAAAAGATCTAGAACCAGTAAGCTTTTTTGAAGATTAGCAGTTGCCAACATTACTTTTGCATCTGTTTACAACAAAAGTTACTCCCCTGTGTTGTAAGGCAAAAGTGTATTTTGCGCTATGAAAGATATAATTGAAGGGTGGTCTGGCCGGATCCAGCCGCTGGTATGGAACCTGATTATTGTGGCAGCTGCTGTAATAATTGGCCTGGCAGTTAAATTTACCATAAAAGCTATACTTAACTACAATAAAAAATATACCGACTACTCGCTTTTTCGCAGCATTATAATGTATTTCAGCCGGCCCATGAACCATTTTGTGCCGCTGTTTATGCTGAACCTGATGGAGCCGCTGATGGTGCTTGACAAAAGGTCTGATCTCTTATTTTCACGTACTGCAGAAATCGCACTGATTATATCCTTTTCAATCGTTTTAATAAGCGCCATCAATATTTTTGAGGACTATATTTATCACACCTACGATCTTAATAAAGAGGACAACCTGAAGGAACGCAAGATCCGCACACAAATGCAGTTTGTAAGGCGGTTGCTGGCCTCCATCATCATATTTATAACCATAGCTGTTATATTGCTAAGTTTTGACAGCGTACGCAAAATTGGTGCAGGGCTACTTACAGGTGTTGGCGTTGGCGGGATAATTATCGGTTTTGCTGCACAAAAATCGCTGGGGAATTTGCTTGCCGGTTTCCAGATCGCATTTACTCAACCTATCCGCATTGATGATGTGCTGGTGGTGGAAGGTGAATGGGGCAGAGTAGAAGATATAACCCTTACCTATGTAGTGCTTAACATCTGGGATCAGCGCAGGCTTATACTGCCCATCAACTATTTCATTGAAAAGCCCTTTCAAAACTGGACCCGTTCAACTTCGGAGATCCTTGGAACGGTTTTTTTATACCTTGATTATAATACGCCTATTGACGCTTTACGCACTGAGTTTGAGCGGCTGCTTACCACCACGCCTTTATGGGATAAGCGTGTAAAGGTGATCCAGGTTACCGACACAAAAACTACTTGTATTGAAGTAAGGGTACTGGTGAGTGCCCGCAACTCATCACAGGCGTTTGATCTTCGCTGTTATGTACGGGAAAATTTGGTGAAGTTTATAAAAGACAATCACCCCGAAAGCCTGCCATTGAACCGGCTAAAATTAAATAATCCGGATACTGAGCAACCCGCCGGCACAGGCATTTAATGTATTTACTTTAACGCTATCCCTGTGTTTAAATCAATCTGCTCAGTTTTTGCAGAAATGTTTCTGATAATGTCATCCAACTCGTATGCACAGGTTAACAGGTGTTCTATCAGCTGGTTTTCTTCATCGTCATTATTAGGAAAATCCCTGATGAGGTCCGCAAGCCCTATAATTTTGGTGAGGGGAGCCCGCACTACGTGCGATTGCATCCAGGCTATCTCGAGTAATTTTTCATTTTGTTTTTCAATGGCCTTAATATAGTTCAACCGCTCAGTTATATCCCTTATCACGCCAATCATCCTGATAGGCTTCCCCGTTTCATTCCTTACAATGTAGCCTGTGCCTTCAACATCCGCATAGCTGCCATCGGCCTTTTTAAAACGGTATTCCACACTCCAATTGTCCTTCATTTCGTCTTTTAACGTCTCCAGTAAACTATCCAGTATCCTCTCTTTATCTTCCGGATGTACTTGTGAAGCCCAGCTATAAGATGTATATTCAGCCTTGCTGTCAAATCCAAACATCCTGAAAAAGCCATTACCCCATTTTATGGCATCTTCAATTATGTTCCAGTCAAAAATAGCATCATTGGTTGCTTTGTTCACGTATTCGTAACGCTCATTACTTATTTTTAACGCGGTTTCTGCATTCTTCAGGTCGGTAATATCCAGGCCAATGCATTGAACTTCGGTAGTTTGGTTGTTTGAATTGGCAAGGCCTATAAAATGCCATAAAGTTGGTTTAGGGCTGCCGTTTGGCTGTATTTTATCAAACTCTACCTGGTAAACCTTATTGGGATTTTCAATGCACTTTTTCAATATATCCCGTACCAGTTGATGGTGATATGGCTGGACCGTTACTGTGGCAAGTGTATTGGGAATATCCTTATCTTTTAATATCCAGCCAAAGTCCTCCAGGTATTTCTTGTTGTAGTATGTATATCTTCCCTCCAAATCAATCCGGATCACATAGCTGGTTTGCGAATCAGCAAGTGCTCTGAGGCGCGATTCGCCTGACTGCAGTTCTTGCTGTGTTTTTTTGCTTTCCGTAATATCCAAACAGGCCCCTATCATTTCTACCGGCACACCGCTCGCGTCAGATTTTAGCTTGCCCCAGGATTTTAGATACCGCATTTCGCCGTTAGGTCTTATTATTCTCTCCTCAAATTCAACATCTTGTTTGGAATTTAACACATTGGAAATGATGTTATAAACTCTTTCCCGGTCATCGGGGTGCAGTAATTCCTGATACCCTTCAAACGTTGCTTTAAAGTCTTTTTTGTTTAAGCCATATATTAGATAAAGGCTGTCAGACCAGCTCACGATGTTGTTTTGCACATCCCAGCGCCAGTTGCCAAAATGGGCCAGTTCCTGGCTTTGCGTCATTAAAACACTCGCGTCTGCTATTATTTCAGCCCGCTGCCTGTTCTCTAAAATAACCTTTAATATAGCGGTTACCCGTTCAATAACCTTAAGCTCTTCTTCATCGGGCTTTTTGGGCTTGTTGTAATACAGGCCTAATGTAGCCAATACTTCTCCTTCCGAATTAATGATAGGGTGCGACCAGCAGGCCTGCAAGTCGTATTTTGATGCGATCTGTTTATAATCGGCCCACCGCGCATCGTTTGCAATGTCACTTACAATTACTTTCTTTTTTAAAAACGCGGCTGTACCGCATGATCCTGTATTGTCATTAACCGGAAGGTTTTCAATTGTGGCAAGATAATGCGGCGATAACGACGGCGCTGCCCAGTTATGCAGCCTGTTACCCTTAACCTGCATAATAGAACATTTCATCTGTGGAAAAAGCGCTTCGATCCCCTCCAGGTAATAAGATAAAATTTCCTGTATGGTTACATTACTTTTGGAGTTTAGCTCCAATACATTTTTTTCCAAGTATTCAAGATTGCTAAGCCTTTTGGGTACGGTAATATCCAGCATAAGGCCTCTTAACCATTTCCTTTTATTATTGTCAGTAGTTATAGCAACAATGTCTTTTATCCATATGGTACTGCCATCAGCTTTAATCATTCTGTATTCTGACGAATAACTTTTTTCTTTGCCCGATTTTAAGTTTACATAGTTTAAAACTTCATCCCTGTCGCCCGGATGAATATGGTTTTCCCAAAAGTGAGGTTCGGTTAGCCATTCATTTGTAGAGAACCCCAGGATTTGTTTTGCGTGATCGCTCACAAAAGTAAACCTTAGCGTATCTGCGTCTGCTTCCCAAACTATCCCTTCAATGGTTTGCAACAATGAATAAAACTGGTTTAACGATTCTGTTAGTGCCTGTTCGGAATTTTTCCTGGTAATAATATCGCTGGTATGATCCAATATCGAACAAAGGATGAAAGCTACTTCATTATCATCATCAAGAATGGGCGCGTGATCTATCTCCCAGTACCTGGTTTCTTTATCCCCTGCGCTGTTTACAGAAACTGTATAAGCGCTAACCGGAATCTTGTCAGCTTTTTTATGGACAACAACCTTTTCCAGTGATGTTGCCCAGTCGGAGATGTCGTGAAAACCAGCAAGACCCAGGAAACTTTTGCCCACTAATTGTTCCCGTTTATAACCATTTAACGCAAGATAAGCTTCATTTACATCAACTATTGAAAAGTCCGGAACTTCCGGCAGCAATACCATCATCGGAACCGATGATGATTTAAATATTTGGTTGAGTTGTTTTTCGCTTATCATACACGCTATCTGATCGGCATATTGTTTAATGTTAATTGGTTAAGCGCCCCGATATAATCTATATACGAAGCTTTTAAAATAAGGTTTAAATAAGGGTTAATAAATATACAGAACTTTTGCCTAAAAGTTTTAAAGTTAAAAAGATGACCTCCAAAATGTTACCATAAATAGTTAAAACAATTTTTCTGCTACCTGATTTATTCGCATTTTTACGGCTCATTTTAATTATAAATCAACACATTAAGCAATTATAAAACAATGGGCAAAGTAATTCTTGTAACGGGCGCATCATCAGGCATAGGATTGGCCTGTGCTACAGCGCTCCAGGCAAAGGGGCATACGGTTTATGGTTCGTCGCGCGATTTAAAACGCATGAAATCAGTACCATTTAAACCCATTGAATTGGATGTTACTGATGATGCTTCGGTAAACGCAGCCATTGATAAGATCATTAAAGCCGAGGGCAGGATTGACGTGCTGGTTAATAATGCAGGCAATGGTGTTACCGGCCCTGCCTACGCCATGCCTGTTGAAAGTGCCAAACAACAGTTTGAAGTTAACTTTTTCGGCGTGGTACGGGTAAGCAGCGCTGTGCTGCCGCACATGATTGCGGTAAAAAACGGGTTGGTGGTAAACATCAGTTCACTGGCCGGGTTGTTTGGCTTGCCTTATCAAAGCATGTATAGCGCATCAAAATACGCTATTGAAGGTTACTCGCAAAGCTTGCGGATGGAGCTTCGCAACACGGGCATAAAAGTTACCCTTATTAACCCCGGCGACTTTAAATCGGATTTTACGCAAAACCGCGCTAAAGTCCCTTTCCCAATAAAAAACGAAATGCTGGAGAAGGAGTATAATACCGCTGTTGCCGCCATGGAAAAAGATGAAAGCATAGGTGCTAATCCTGAAGTAATTGGTAAAAAACTTTGCCAGATAGTAGATTCGTCAAGCCCTGCGCATCGCTACCTGGTAGGTGCGTTTGCCCAAACCATTGCATCAACACTAAAAAGCATATTACCTGGCGGATTATTCGAAAAATTAATGAACGACCATTACGGCATAAAATAATTTATCGGTAAAGAATTAACAGCCTTAAAAAGCTATTAATTCTTTTGCTGGTATTTATAATGTAACTGCTTTAATGTTTCTGTCGAATCATCATCGGTTGAAATACCATAGCCGGAAACTAAAATTCCTTTCACTCCGGATGCTGACGCCAGTGCATAAACGGTAGCCTCATCGGCCGGGTCAGACGGGCCTTCATAACGGTACAGATCTACTATTTCAAACTCATCTGCCGGGTATAGTTGTTCGCCAGCCACAAAATGATTTTCTTTTAAATTCAGGTCAAGGGTATAGCCTTGTTTTTTTAGCTGCTCAATGGCTTCACTTACCGTGGCGTAATGAAATTGCTGTTTCATGTAATAGAATTAATGTTGAGGTAAAGTTAACCAGAAAACCCGAGTTAGCTAAACAAGGTTTTAAATTCCGGCGGTTTGTATATTTGGGCAACAAAGGCAAATTAAAGTAATCCGGTAAAAACTTAACAATGATTACATCAATCAACAATGCGGAACACTATACCTGGGGCGATCAATGCGACGGCTGGCACTTGTTAAAGTCGCCCTCGCTGAGCGTGATACAGGAAAAGATGCCGCCCTTAACAGGAGAGCAATTGCATTACCATAGTAAGGCCCAACAGTTATTTTACATTCTGTCGGGTACGGCTACCTTTGAAGTGAAGGGCGAGGCAATTATTGCAGAGGCTAATCAATCAATTCATATAATGCCGGGCATTAAACACCGCATTTTAAATAATGGCGATACCGACCTGCACTTCCTGGTGATCTCGGAACCAAAGGCACATGGCGACAGGATAAATCTACAGTAACAGAGTTTGGCAGTTAGCGAAAATAAATGCCACCGGTTAAAACTTATTTGTCTTTTCGATATTATATCAGGAAAAAAAACCTGCCATGAGAAGATTATATTTCCCTTCGCTTATTTTAGTATTGCTTTGCTTAAGCAGCTGTTCAGTAATTGGCGGCATTTTTAAAGCCGGTGCCGCCGTAGGCATTATATCGGTTATTGTAGTAATAGCCATTATCATCTGGATCGCATCTATGTTCAGAGGCAAATAGCAAAAGGTCGTCCTGGTTATACCATGCGGTATGACCAGGACGCACAAACGCTACCCTTTACGCCGCTTTTGGCAACTTGTGGTAAGTGTAATACGATGCCGCTAAAAACGCTAAAAATATAACCGGCATTATCCTGATAGAAAATGGATCACCGGATGCTGAATGCGCAATAAATGCAGATACAAATACGATGAAGAACCCGGCATAAGCCCATTCTTTTACCTTTACACCAAGCGGTGCCAGCAACGCTATAGCGCCAATCACCTTGGCTATGGCCAGTTCAATCCTAAAATAAGACGGAAACCCTAAGTGCGCGAATCCCTGTGCCATTGCAGGTTGCGTTAAATAAGCATAGGCGGAATAGGTCATCATTAAGGCAACTATTGATGTGGTAACCCAATAAGTAATTTTTAAAGCTTTCATTTTTGTTTATATTATTTTCGTCAAAAATACCTACCTTTAGTATCAAAAGTATAGTACTATCCCAAAGGATATTGCTATGCTTTGGGATAGTAAAACATTAGTATATGCCGACTGCTTTCGAAAATATGGACCATAGCTCCGAGGCCTGCAATGCCAGCGCCCTTGCTATAAAAGATGCACTATACGTTTTAAGCGGCAAATGGAAACTACCGCTGATAATGACATTAACAGGCGGCCCCAAACGGTTTAATGATATCCAGCGTTCGCTCGACGGCATAACACCAAAAATATTGTCGAAGGAATTGCGTGAACTGGAAATGAACGAATTTGTTATTCGTAAAGTGTCGCCTACTATTCCGGTTTCGGTATTGTACGAACTTACCCTATACAGCAAATCGTTAGAAAAGGTTTTGGAAGAATTGAGGAACTGGGGTATGCAACACCGCGAGCGGATTGTAAAAGGTATGCGAAAAGCGCCCGCATCTTAATTATAAATTAGCGGTCGGTGCTTTTAAAAACTCTTCGGGCACTTCAATGCCCGCAATTATCAAACGTTATTAATTTTTCTTTCTGGAAAGGATAAGCGGCATTTGCCAGAAGCTGAACGTCCGCAACAAAAATCCCACTTTTTTACGGCGGGATCTTTATTTTACAAGTAGCTGCTTATGATTTTGGGTGCGGTGATAAGTCAAAGGGGACAACAACCTTAAAACTTACGTTGCGGCCCATGTTGAATATACCAGGCTGAACGCCCGCAGGTACATTTGCGTTATCAAAATACTTAAGCCGGCTCATATTGCTTTGGTAGTTAACGTTGCCAAGGTTGGTGCCTTCAATAAATAATTTCATTACCGGTTTGCCGCTTGAATTCACAACCTCGGCGCCAATGCCTGCGCTTAACAGGTTATATCCGGCTGTGTAGGTTTCGGTACCATAAGCTGCAAAAAACCTGTCCTGTGCGCTGAAGTGGTCAAACCCGAAAAATGCATAGATATTTTTTAAATTGCTGAATCCTTTGCTAAAATTGGCCTTTAGTTCTGAATGGCTGTGCAGCGGCGGGATGAATGGCAAATATTTTAAACTATCGGCAACGCGGCCGCCGGTACCCAGGTTTTGCCCGTAAGTTAATGCCAGTGAGTTTTCAAAATGTAGCCAGCTAATGGGGTGAACATCCAGGCTGATTTCGCCGCCATTTATTCTTGCTTTACTTTGTACATAAGTAAAAGTATTGTAGCCCTGAGTAATAACCGGCGATCCGTCTGCATTTAACTCCTGCTGCTGAAAAATATAGTTTTGAATGTTGTTGTTGAACAATTCTACACTGAAGGATACATTCGGCAGGGTTAAGAACGCGCCGATATCTTCCTGGGTGCTAAATTCAGGTTTAAAGTTATTGTTGCCTACGTGGTAAATTTGCGAGCCCGGATCGGGGCCGTTTGCAGAAAGTTCCGCAATGCTTGGCGCCCTAAAGCCGCGGGCAATATTAGCTTTCAGCAAAAAATGATCTGAGAAATTGTAGGCACCGCCAAAGCTTCCGTTAAAACCGGTAAATGTTTTATTTAAAGCAGCAAACTGGGGCACTACGTTTGGAGCATTATTAGGATCGCTCCCGGTATACAACTGCGGAAATTTACCTGCCGCAGTATCAATGTAAGCTGCCTGCCCGTGGAATGAACGACTGTCAAACCTGCCGCCTGCTGAAAGGTCGAGTTTGCCGAAACTCTTCTTCATAATAAGAAAAGGGCCAATATCAAACTGGTGATAAGCCGGGATTGGAAAATCTGTAGCGTCGCCTATCGTGTTGTTTTGGTATTGGCCGTTTATGCCGGCGGTAGTTTCATAACCCTTACCCAAATTAAAGTTGTATTTAACATCATAGGTATAAGTGCTTAAATGCAGGTTAAGCCCTGCTACGCCGGCATCTTCCGGGTGGGTGTATTCTCTGCGGTGGCTATACTGGTAACCCAGGTTTACAATCAGGTTGCCGCTGCCCAGGTTAAAATTACTATTGTTGTAGATACGATAAAGCTGCACATGCTGATGTAAAACAGGGATGTTATATGAATTTAACTCCGATGGAGAAACTACCTGGCGCGAAAGATCGTCTTCGGTAACCTGTTTGGTGAATTTACGGGTAAGTGAATCGCGACTGCCATCAGGAATGGCCTGCTGATCATCAAACACCGAGGCATTTAAATAAGATGTTCCCCATGATTTGTTTAAGCCGATCATAAAGCGGGCATCCTTTTCTTTAAAATTAGTAGCATATACCCGGCCATCGTGCTGATTCTGGTAATCTTTTGCTTCTTTTGCAGAAAGGATAGTACCCCAAACCAGGCCATTATTATTACCATACAGCCTGAAAGAACCATTAAGCAAGCCCTCATTGGTACCATAAGTTCCCTGTATCGAACCCAGTACCTTTCCATCAGGAACAGGCGAAGGCGTAATAAGGTTCACAACCCCGCCGATCGCGTCTGATCCGTAAGATAAGCTGGCCGGGCCTTTGATAACCTCCACCCTGTCAATCGAGTTCTGATCAATCTCCACACCGTGCTCGTCACCCCATTGCTGGCCTTCCTGGCGAATACCGTCCTGCAGGGTAACGACACGGTTATAGCCTAAACCGTGTATAAATGGTTTTGAAACGTTTGGGCCGGTAGTTACAGCACTTACGCCCGGCAGGTTTGCTATCATATCTATGGCATTTCCTGCACCGGCACGCTGATCAAGATACGTTTTACCGACCGCTACCATTGGTACGGGGTTCCGTTTTATCTCAGTTGCTTTGCTTACACCGGTTATAACTACCTCGCCGGCTTCCAGCGAAGAGGTCTGCAACTGAATATCAAGTGTGGTTGTTTTTCCAAAGTCAACCCGCTGGTTAAAAGTGGCATAACCAAGGTAAGTAACCTGCACCAGGTAAACGCCCTTTGGTAAATTATCCAGTTTATAATGGCCATTTACATCGGTAATTGTGCCGTGCCGTAAATCGGGCACGTTAACCGTAGCGCCTATAATTGGTTTTCCGTCGGCCTTGTCAGTTACGGTGCCCGTTATGGTAGTTCCGGCATCTTCTGTCTTTGTTAGTACTGCGGCATTTGCGGTCACAATGACCGATAAAAGTAACACCAGTAAGCTTAATATTCTTATCTTAAATTTCATTTTGTTAGCATAGAAATTGAACAATTGATCCTGATTTTGTTCCTGTGAGGGCTAATTCAGATTATGGGAACAGGCTCTTTTAAACAGGCAGATCATTATTTGGTATTTAAAAGCATTCCGCTTTTAACGTAAGCGAAGAAATTAACAACAAGGCGGTGCGCGGCCACCGGCAAGGATAAGCGATAAGCTTGTAAAGCTATACACCGGCGATTTATAAACGTAATCAGCTACAATAACAGGGGTAAAACTTACCTGCCCGTTTATGGCCATATTGTTATGATGCATAGCATCGCAAACGCGGCACTTCTCGGTAAGAGTTTGTTTGGACTGCTGGTGCGAATAAGTATGTTTTGATCCCTGTATCAGCTTGTGCTGGTGGGCATATACCATATACTGACCTGTGATAAAGCAGATCAGCAATACCCATGAGCGGATAATATGGTATTTATTTACTTTCAAATCAGTTACTTTTTTACAGTAAGCCGCAAAAGTAAGCATTTAAATGGTTAGAGAAGGTAACATTCTTGTTTAAATGCAACAAAATTGCTATTCCGGTTCAACGTTGATAGTTCATGGTTCTTTGCGGAATAAAAGAAGGCTGATTTACCGTTATCCATAAACCCAGACAATTGCTGCCTCCAAAAACCATCAACCACTAACCATGAACTATCGCCCTGAACTTTTTACCATGAACCATGAACGATGAACCATGAACTAAACTATATTTGCCACTGTGAAACCAGCTGAGATCAATTTAAAATGGAGCGCACTACAACAACGCATTGCAGACGAGTTTGATAACGAAAAACCCGACTTAAAGGTGATGTTGTTTCTTATCGGGGTGCAGGAACTGGGGCAGGGCCCCCGCAAGTTCAGTAAACGCCAAAAGGAAGAGCTGATGCACATAGCCAATTGTAAGCTTTTTAGCAAAATGGGGTTCTATGAGCTGGAAGGATTGGACCAGGATGGCTGGCCGCATTGGAAACGGGTGGGCGTTATCCCCAACTACACCTTGCTGGAGCAGGAAATGGTATTGAAATCATTGATGATTGATTATTTCCAGGAACTGGGCATGGTTGACGGTGAAGAGGCTGATAATCCACAACTATAAGATTTGTTAACTTAAATATGAAAAGACTTTTTACCACTGCTCTATTTTTGATGGCTGTTACTATCGCTTTTGCCAAAGGGCCGAAGAATCAGTATGTGCGCATCAAAACAAGTTATGGCGATTGTATCATCCGCTTGTATAACGAAACCCCAAAACACCGCGATAACTTTATAAAACTTGTAAAAAAAGGGTTTTATAATGGAACGCTGTTTCACAGGGTGATCCAGAATTTTATGATCCAGGGTGGCGACCCGGATTCAAGGGATACCAGTAAAGCAAAGCCCGGTGCAGAACTTGGCAATGGCGATGTTGGCTACACTGTTCCGGCTGAATTTAGGGATAGCCTTTTTCATAAACGCGGTGTATTGGCGGCGGCAAGGGATGATAACCCGGCAAAAGCATCAAGCGGTTGCCAGTTTTATATTGTGGAAGGCAAGCGCTTTACTGATGGCAAAATGGATACCCTTGAAAACACACGCTTAAAAGGGTTTAAAATACCTGCATGGCAAAGAGAATATTACAAATCAGTTGGTGGTGCGCCTCATCTTGATCATGGTTACACCGTTTATGGCGAAGTGGTATCCGGCATTGACATGGTAGACAGGATTGCTGCGGTTAAAAAAGATGAAAGGGATCGCCCGGTAGAAAACGTGGCTATGACGGTTGAACTGCTGAGCAGCAAGGAATGCAAGCAACTGGATGCAATGCTGTTTCCCGGGAACAAATAAAATCCGAATGAAAATCATCACCTATAATGTTAACGGTATCCGGTCGGCAATAAACAAAAACTGGCTGGCCTGGCTGCAGGCTACTGATGCAGATGTGGTTTGCCTGCAGGAAATTAAGGCGACACCTGATGTACTGACCGATTTAAAACTTGTTGAGGATTTAGGCTACCAACACTACTGGTATCCTGCCGAAAAGAAAGGATATAGCGGCACGGCTATTTTTACCAAACAAACCCCTAAGCATATTGAATACGGCTGCGGAATCAGCGATTTTGACCGCGAAGGCCGCAACATCAGGGTTGATTTTGATGAGGTGTCAGTGATGAGCGTTTATTTCCCGTCGGGTTCAAGCGGGGAGGAACGTCAGGCCTTTAAGTATCGTTTTTTAGATGAGTTTGGCCGCTACCTGGAGCTGCTGCAATCACAATGCCCTAAATTGGTAGTATCCGGCGATTATAACATTTGCCACAGGCCCATTGATATTCACAACCCCAAATCAAACGCAAATTCATCAGGCTTTTTACCCGAGGAACGCGAGTGGATGGAGAACTTTTTAGAGTCGGGTTATATTGATACCTTCAGGCACATGAACAAAGAGCCGCACAACTATACCTGGTGGAGCTTTCGCGCAAACGCCCGCGCTAAAAACCTGGGCTGGCGGATTGATTATAACATGGCTACCCGCGCACTTGAACAGCACATTAAAAGAGCCGCCATATTACCCGAGGCACGGCATTCAGACCATTGCCCGGTATTGCTTGAGCTGGAGTTTTAAAAAGGAGCAACACTTATATGATCGCGGTGGGTTCCCCCATTGGCAAAAGCCCTCCTAGCCCTAACCCATGTTCTGTTCCGCGGAACGCGTGTGAACAAGTGGAACAGACGGAACAAGTGGAACAGGCTTTTAAAGTAATTTCCCAGGTGAAATATTCCGGTCAGGAAACTAATCGAAGTAGCGCGTCACGTCGCCGGGAACTTGGGCAACGTTTTTACAGGAACTCAATAAAATGCTCGGTAAACTATCGAAGTTTACCCTCAGCGCTTTCAAAATCGCTAATTTTCATTACGGCAAATTTAATTTAAAAACCCCATCAAGCTAAGTCATCGTAGCCTAGCCTAAAAATACTTTGAGCGATTGCAACATTTC of Mucilaginibacter xinganensis contains these proteins:
- a CDS encoding mechanosensitive ion channel family protein, which produces MKDIIEGWSGRIQPLVWNLIIVAAAVIIGLAVKFTIKAILNYNKKYTDYSLFRSIIMYFSRPMNHFVPLFMLNLMEPLMVLDKRSDLLFSRTAEIALIISFSIVLISAINIFEDYIYHTYDLNKEDNLKERKIRTQMQFVRRLLASIIIFITIAVILLSFDSVRKIGAGLLTGVGVGGIIIGFAAQKSLGNLLAGFQIAFTQPIRIDDVLVVEGEWGRVEDITLTYVVLNIWDQRRLILPINYFIEKPFQNWTRSTSEILGTVFLYLDYNTPIDALRTEFERLLTTTPLWDKRVKVIQVTDTKTTCIEVRVLVSARNSSQAFDLRCYVRENLVKFIKDNHPESLPLNRLKLNNPDTEQPAGTGI
- a CDS encoding cupin domain-containing protein, whose protein sequence is MITSINNAEHYTWGDQCDGWHLLKSPSLSVIQEKMPPLTGEQLHYHSKAQQLFYILSGTATFEVKGEAIIAEANQSIHIMPGIKHRILNNGDTDLHFLVISEPKAHGDRINLQ
- a CDS encoding winged helix-turn-helix transcriptional regulator, which produces MPTAFENMDHSSEACNASALAIKDALYVLSGKWKLPLIMTLTGGPKRFNDIQRSLDGITPKILSKELRELEMNEFVIRKVSPTIPVSVLYELTLYSKSLEKVLEELRNWGMQHRERIVKGMRKAPAS
- a CDS encoding DoxX family protein, encoding MKALKITYWVTTSIVALMMTYSAYAYLTQPAMAQGFAHLGFPSYFRIELAIAKVIGAIALLAPLGVKVKEWAYAGFFIVFVSAFIAHSASGDPFSIRIMPVIFLAFLAASYYTYHKLPKAA
- a CDS encoding phosphatidate cytidylyltransferase, which translates into the protein MRRLYFPSLILVLLCLSSCSVIGGIFKAGAAVGIISVIVVIAIIIWIASMFRGK
- a CDS encoding PAS domain-containing protein, translating into MISEKQLNQIFKSSSVPMMVLLPEVPDFSIVDVNEAYLALNGYKREQLVGKSFLGLAGFHDISDWATSLEKVVVHKKADKIPVSAYTVSVNSAGDKETRYWEIDHAPILDDDNEVAFILCSILDHTSDIITRKNSEQALTESLNQFYSLLQTIEGIVWEADADTLRFTFVSDHAKQILGFSTNEWLTEPHFWENHIHPGDRDEVLNYVNLKSGKEKSYSSEYRMIKADGSTIWIKDIVAITTDNNKRKWLRGLMLDITVPKRLSNLEYLEKNVLELNSKSNVTIQEILSYYLEGIEALFPQMKCSIMQVKGNRLHNWAAPSLSPHYLATIENLPVNDNTGSCGTAAFLKKKVIVSDIANDARWADYKQIASKYDLQACWSHPIINSEGEVLATLGLYYNKPKKPDEEELKVIERVTAILKVILENRQRAEIIADASVLMTQSQELAHFGNWRWDVQNNIVSWSDSLYLIYGLNKKDFKATFEGYQELLHPDDRERVYNIISNVLNSKQDVEFEERIIRPNGEMRYLKSWGKLKSDASGVPVEMIGACLDITESKKTQQELQSGESRLRALADSQTSYVIRIDLEGRYTYYNKKYLEDFGWILKDKDIPNTLATVTVQPYHHQLVRDILKKCIENPNKVYQVEFDKIQPNGSPKPTLWHFIGLANSNNQTTEVQCIGLDITDLKNAETALKISNERYEYVNKATNDAIFDWNIIEDAIKWGNGFFRMFGFDSKAEYTSYSWASQVHPEDKERILDSLLETLKDEMKDNWSVEYRFKKADGSYADVEGTGYIVRNETGKPIRMIGVIRDITERLNYIKAIEKQNEKLLEIAWMQSHVVRAPLTKIIGLADLIRDFPNNDDEENQLIEHLLTCAYELDDIIRNISAKTEQIDLNTGIALK
- a CDS encoding TonB-dependent receptor; the protein is MKFKIRILSLLVLLLSVIVTANAAVLTKTEDAGTTITGTVTDKADGKPIIGATVNVPDLRHGTITDVNGHYKLDNLPKGVYLVQVTYLGYATFNQRVDFGKTTTLDIQLQTSSLEAGEVVITGVSKATEIKRNPVPMVAVGKTYLDQRAGAGNAIDMIANLPGVSAVTTGPNVSKPFIHGLGYNRVVTLQDGIRQEGQQWGDEHGVEIDQNSIDRVEVIKGPASLSYGSDAIGGVVNLITPSPVPDGKVLGSIQGTYGTNEGLLNGSFRLYGNNNGLVWGTILSAKEAKDYQNQHDGRVYATNFKEKDARFMIGLNKSWGTSYLNASVFDDQQAIPDGSRDSLTRKFTKQVTEDDLSRQVVSPSELNSYNIPVLHQHVQLYRIYNNSNFNLGSGNLIVNLGYQYSHRREYTHPEDAGVAGLNLHLSTYTYDVKYNFNLGKGYETTAGINGQYQNNTIGDATDFPIPAYHQFDIGPFLIMKKSFGKLDLSAGGRFDSRSFHGQAAYIDTAAGKFPQLYTGSDPNNAPNVVPQFAALNKTFTGFNGSFGGAYNFSDHFLLKANIARGFRAPSIAELSANGPDPGSQIYHVGNNNFKPEFSTQEDIGAFLTLPNVSFSVELFNNNIQNYIFQQQELNADGSPVITQGYNTFTYVQSKARINGGEISLDVHPISWLHFENSLALTYGQNLGTGGRVADSLKYLPFIPPLHSHSELKANFSKGFSNLKNIYAFFGFDHFSAQDRFFAAYGTETYTAGYNLLSAGIGAEVVNSSGKPVMKLFIEGTNLGNVNYQSNMSRLKYFDNANVPAGVQPGIFNMGRNVSFKVVVPFDLSPHPKS
- a CDS encoding SDR family oxidoreductase, with amino-acid sequence MGKVILVTGASSGIGLACATALQAKGHTVYGSSRDLKRMKSVPFKPIELDVTDDASVNAAIDKIIKAEGRIDVLVNNAGNGVTGPAYAMPVESAKQQFEVNFFGVVRVSSAVLPHMIAVKNGLVVNISSLAGLFGLPYQSMYSASKYAIEGYSQSLRMELRNTGIKVTLINPGDFKSDFTQNRAKVPFPIKNEMLEKEYNTAVAAMEKDESIGANPEVIGKKLCQIVDSSSPAHRYLVGAFAQTIASTLKSILPGGLFEKLMNDHYGIK